A part of Nerophis lumbriciformis linkage group LG25, RoL_Nlum_v2.1, whole genome shotgun sequence genomic DNA contains:
- the pglyrp2 gene encoding N-acetylmuramoyl-L-alanine amidase produces MLSFQAPLFILTSSCCFLFTSGRPAGTHLRSMDSFIHAVQQLEDSNPGLSALALVRALRRTAGHDDAMTIHFLGASYNLSDAAGLETSILNVSSFSFFDKAIHHIVTNNGEERGVALAPDGTTVALAPLLLGIESGLKAKMEVTLATGLFPLTLGRTLGLAFLSLQDIPLANRLGPDGCWDSVRRPKVFKLHWPATPATDAVINGGMDGVILGTEISKPPTAVEPHALSQILNAYYSFTLRKGRGLDNVSEHVSPRRREISRSILEPLDLHSEVMETLALVWRLEKTEWIAMDTGIKKAVKEGLEAFVHKYWDCPQIIPRCQWGAKAHKGTPIPLSLPLGFVYIHHTYEPSRPCLSFPTCARNMRAMQRFHQEVRNWSDIGYSFVVGSDGYVYEGRGWTLLGTHTRGHNSLGYGVSVIGNYTSATPSRHALDLLRHRLPRCAVDGGRLVANYTIHGHRQMVNYTSCPGESLFSEIRSWEHFKD; encoded by the exons ATGTTGTCTTTTCAGGCGCCACTCTTCATCTTGACGTCATCCTGCTGCTTCCTTTTCACTTCTGGCAGGCCGGCAG GTACTCACCTGCGGAGCATGGACAGCTTCATCCACGCCGTGCAGCAGCTGGAGGATTCCAACCCGGGTCTGTCCGCCCTGGCGCTGGTCAGAGCCCTGCGGAGGACTGCGGGCCATGACGACGCCATGACCATCCACTTCCTGGGTGCTTCGTATAACCTGAGTGACGCCGCGGGCCTGGAGACCTCCATCCTCAACGTCTCCTCTTTCAGCTTTTTCGACAAGGCTATCCATCACATTGTGACAAATAACGGCGAGGAGCGAGGGGTGGCCCTCGCCCCGGACGGCACCACGGTCGCCCTGGCGCCTTTACTGCTAGGAATCGAGTCTGGACTCAAAGCGAAGATGGAGGTGACTTTGGCCACCGGGCTCTTTCCTCTGACCTTAGGAAGGACGCTTGGATTAGCCTTCCTCAGCCTCCAAGACATCCCCTTAGCCAATCGCCTGGGGCCCGATGGGTGCTGGGACAGCGTGCGGCGCCCCAAAGTATTCAAGCTCCATTGGCCCGCCACGCCTGCCACCGATGCCGTTATTAACGGGGGGATGGATGGAGTAATACTTGGCACGGAAATCAGCAAACCACCCACAGCTGTCGAGCCGCATGCTCTCAGCCAGATCCTGAACGCGTACTACAGTTTCACTCTGCGCAAGGGGCGGGGTCTTGATAACGTCTCCGAACACGTTAGTCCGAGGCGAAGGGAGATCTCGAGGTCCATTCTGGAACCTCTTGACCTTCACAGTGAGGTGATGGAGACGCTTGCGTTGGTGTGGAGATTGGAGAAGACAGAATGGATCGCCATGGACACCGGCATCAAGAAGGCGGTTAAGGAAGGACTGGAGGCGTTTGTGCACAAGTACTGGG ATTGCCCTCAAATCATCCCTCGCTGCCAGTGGGGGGCAAAGGCCCACAAGGGTACACCCATCCCACTGTCTTTGCCCCTTGGCTTCGTCTACATTCACCACACCTACGAACCTTCCCGGCCATGTCTGTCCTTTCCAACGTGCGCCCGCAACATGAGAGCCATGCAGCGCTTCCACCAGGAGGTGCGCAACTGGAGCGACATCGGATACAG CTTTGTAGTCGGGTCTGACGGCTACGTCTACGAAGGCCGGGGTTGGACCCTGCTCGGCACGCACACGAGAGGACACAACAGCCTCGGGTACGGCGTGTCAGTCATCGGGAACTACACCTCCGCTACCCCATCGCGTCACGCTTTGGACCTTCTGCGCCATCGCCTGCCGCGCTGTGCGGTGGACGGAGGAAGGCTGGTGGCCAACTACACCATCCACGGCCACAGACAGATGGTGAACTACACTTCCTGTCCAGGGGAATCCTTATTTTCAGAGATAAGAAGCTGGGAGCACTTCAAGGACTGA